From a single Pseudobutyrivibrio xylanivorans genomic region:
- a CDS encoding serine O-acetyltransferase codes for MDGKKIEQEILEITEELIKDYKSDRAIDKMDTFHQPNKDSIIDITMKLLRIVYPGYYRDHVYKVYNVETNLNTLMEDVVYNLNKQIALILCYSADYCGCCDDECSQKAEELSLAFLKRIPHVRALLDTDLSAAYDGDPAATSIDEIIFAYPGILAITIYRLAHELYLLGVPIIPRIMTEYAHSNTGIDIHPGATIGEYFFIDHGTGIVVGETTIIGKNVKIYQGVTLGALSTRGGQNLRGVRRHPTIEDNVTIYSNASVLGGDTVIGHDSIIGGSTFITESVPPESRIYYDVK; via the coding sequence ATGGATGGCAAGAAAATAGAGCAGGAAATCCTTGAGATTACCGAAGAATTGATTAAGGACTATAAATCAGACAGGGCCATTGACAAGATGGATACCTTCCATCAGCCAAATAAGGACAGCATCATTGATATCACAATGAAGCTTCTTAGAATCGTGTACCCTGGCTATTATCGTGATCACGTGTACAAGGTTTACAATGTTGAGACCAATTTGAATACCCTCATGGAGGATGTTGTTTACAATCTGAACAAGCAGATTGCACTTATTCTTTGTTATAGCGCAGATTACTGCGGCTGCTGTGATGATGAGTGCAGCCAGAAGGCAGAGGAGCTTTCGCTTGCGTTCTTGAAGAGGATTCCTCACGTTAGAGCCTTGCTTGATACAGATCTTTCTGCAGCTTATGACGGTGACCCTGCAGCAACAAGCATTGATGAAATCATTTTTGCTTATCCTGGAATTCTTGCAATTACAATCTATAGACTGGCCCACGAGCTTTATCTTCTTGGGGTGCCTATCATTCCACGTATCATGACAGAGTATGCTCATTCAAATACAGGAATTGATATCCACCCAGGTGCCACTATCGGAGAGTATTTCTTCATCGATCACGGCACTGGTATCGTTGTTGGTGAGACTACCATCATAGGAAAGAATGTAAAGATTTATCAGGGTGTTACTCTTGGCGCTCTTTCCACAAGAGGTGGTCAGAATCTTCGCGGTGTACGTCGTCACCCTACTATAGAGGATAATGTCACAATATACTCCAATGCGTCAGTTCTCGGTGGAGATACAGTCATCGGACACGATTCAATCATCGGAGGCTCAACCTTCATCACCGAATCTGTACCACCTGAGTCGCGTATATATTACGACGTAAAATAA
- a CDS encoding flotillin family protein: protein MELIPIIALIAVLLLIIVAGYVKAPPDRAFIISGLRKNPRILVGRAGIKIPFFERVDKLYLGQMTVDIKTEQSVPTNDFINVNVDAVAKVRIGTDPSSIQLAAKNFLNKNPEQITQDLQDSLQGNMREIIGTLSLKVINTDRDSFSDQVMEKASRDMSKLGIEILSCNIQNVTDENGLINDLGMDNTAKIKKDAAIAKAQADRDVAIAQAEADKAANDARVTAQTEIAEKNNALAIKQAELKQEADTAKAAADAAYSIQEQEQKKTIEAATVNAQIAKAEREAELKQKEVVVKQQELAAQIEKQADAEKYSAEKKAEAELIQRQKKAEAAKYEQEREADAKKAQAEAQKYAAEQEAAGIKAKYDAEAAGIAAKGKAEAEAIKAKGLAEAEAMEKKAEAYRKYNGAAMAEMMIKVMPEIASEIAKPLSQIDKINIYETGDGGEGGAARISANMPIVMKQVFDTMSEATGVDFTEIMRANTYDAKVNKNVNISGAEVSVKTEEK, encoded by the coding sequence ATGGAACTTATCCCTATTATCGCACTTATAGCAGTGCTCCTATTAATCATCGTAGCAGGTTACGTAAAGGCACCACCAGACAGAGCCTTTATTATTTCAGGTCTTAGAAAGAACCCACGAATCCTTGTTGGACGTGCAGGCATCAAAATCCCATTCTTCGAGCGAGTTGATAAGCTTTATCTTGGACAGATGACAGTAGATATCAAGACAGAGCAGTCAGTACCTACAAACGATTTCATCAATGTAAATGTTGATGCAGTTGCAAAGGTTAGAATCGGTACAGACCCTTCATCTATCCAGCTTGCAGCAAAGAACTTCCTGAACAAGAATCCAGAGCAGATTACTCAGGACCTTCAGGATTCATTACAAGGTAACATGCGTGAGATTATCGGTACACTTTCTCTTAAGGTAATCAACACTGACAGAGATAGCTTCTCCGATCAGGTTATGGAGAAGGCTTCTCGCGATATGAGCAAGCTTGGTATCGAGATCCTTTCTTGCAACATCCAGAATGTAACTGATGAGAATGGTCTTATCAATGATCTTGGTATGGACAACACAGCTAAGATTAAGAAGGATGCAGCAATCGCTAAGGCACAGGCCGACAGAGATGTTGCTATCGCACAGGCAGAGGCTGACAAGGCAGCGAATGATGCCAGAGTTACAGCTCAGACAGAAATCGCTGAGAAGAATAACGCACTTGCTATTAAGCAGGCAGAGTTGAAGCAGGAGGCTGATACAGCAAAGGCTGCCGCTGATGCAGCTTATTCAATCCAGGAGCAGGAACAGAAGAAGACAATTGAAGCTGCTACTGTAAATGCTCAGATTGCAAAGGCAGAGCGCGAGGCAGAACTGAAGCAGAAGGAAGTAGTAGTTAAGCAGCAGGAACTTGCAGCTCAGATTGAGAAGCAGGCAGATGCAGAAAAGTACTCAGCAGAAAAGAAGGCTGAGGCAGAGTTAATCCAGAGACAGAAGAAGGCTGAGGCTGCTAAGTACGAGCAGGAGCGTGAGGCTGATGCAAAGAAGGCACAGGCAGAGGCTCAGAAGTATGCAGCAGAGCAGGAAGCAGCTGGTATCAAGGCTAAGTATGATGCAGAGGCTGCTGGTATCGCTGCAAAAGGTAAGGCAGAGGCTGAGGCAATCAAGGCAAAGGGTCTTGCAGAAGCTGAGGCAATGGAGAAGAAGGCTGAGGCATACCGCAAATACAACGGCGCTGCTATGGCAGAGATGATGATTAAGGTAATGCCTGAAATTGCATCTGAAATTGCTAAGCCACTTTCACAGATTGACAAGATTAACATCTACGAGACAGGTGATGGCGGCGAAGGCGGAGCAGCTAGAATTTCAGCAAACATGCCAATCGTTATGAAGCAGGTATTTGATACCATGAGCGAGGCAACAGGCGTTGACTTTACAGAAATCATGAGAGCTAACACCTACGACGCAAAGGTTAACAAGAACGTAAATATCTCAGGTGCTGAGGTAAGCGTAAAGACTGAGGAGAAATAG
- a CDS encoding DUF3298 domain-containing protein — MKKKIIAGLLIFASSFSILGCSATQNSFGDEKVSDSKIGVTVVNHPLEVKQDGKLLAHGSYPEILISEEYAKAYPNLKNTLDEENQMRQESSEEMISDFGRYALESGDENTDDYNEDITVDIVRADDIMFSYVLSDSYYSGNEHPVHYTNTCNIDVKTGHTMNLKEVITDKNQVASMIKDKVYEKYPENKEEIENYYVCYCAGGDGDVFTDKMNDNSYSWILTDEGIHIYFSAYELASYETGEMDIMLTKDEISNLVQDLFRPESQDLDSIVKFETADMTELQPSEPSGEEDDYYTYDEPVGLTVANPTFHRYVSDKAKPAAEKHITLTETSKDKSDWLDTSVWAEKNGFEEAFLSYGDGNYYYAPGAGGEWGYEYTTLFLYDYETNELLRTYDLSVLCNGPDEEEEHSSSSQYIHWAKAMDGVLYVSLGHNGYASEEPWSSYVVAIDMSSDKVLWRSEPLVSNASNFQIVDDTIICGYGFTAEPDYLYLLDKNTGEKVEQIKVESGPEQIEVVGDTLYVATYNTAYTYKINR, encoded by the coding sequence ATGAAAAAGAAAATAATAGCAGGACTTTTGATATTTGCTAGTTCATTTTCAATTCTGGGTTGCAGTGCGACCCAGAATTCTTTTGGTGATGAGAAAGTTTCTGATAGCAAAATTGGTGTGACAGTTGTAAATCATCCTCTTGAGGTAAAGCAGGATGGGAAGTTACTTGCCCATGGCTCTTATCCTGAGATTCTTATTTCAGAGGAGTATGCAAAGGCTTATCCAAATTTGAAAAACACTCTGGATGAAGAGAACCAGATGCGACAGGAAAGTTCAGAAGAGATGATTTCAGACTTTGGTAGATATGCTTTGGAGTCTGGAGACGAAAATACAGATGATTACAATGAAGATATTACTGTAGACATTGTCAGAGCAGATGACATAATGTTTTCTTATGTTTTATCTGACAGCTATTATTCCGGAAATGAGCATCCAGTTCATTACACTAACACCTGCAATATAGATGTGAAGACCGGTCACACTATGAATCTGAAGGAAGTCATTACAGATAAAAATCAGGTGGCTTCAATGATTAAGGATAAGGTATATGAAAAGTATCCTGAGAACAAAGAGGAAATAGAAAACTATTATGTTTGCTATTGTGCTGGTGGAGATGGAGACGTCTTCACTGATAAGATGAACGATAATTCATATTCCTGGATTCTCACTGATGAGGGCATTCATATTTATTTTTCTGCCTATGAGCTTGCCAGCTATGAGACTGGAGAAATGGATATAATGCTCACTAAGGATGAGATTTCAAATCTTGTACAGGATTTGTTCAGACCAGAATCTCAGGATTTGGACTCGATTGTAAAGTTTGAAACTGCAGATATGACAGAGCTACAGCCTTCAGAACCAAGTGGTGAAGAGGATGATTATTATACTTATGATGAGCCTGTAGGATTAACAGTTGCTAACCCAACCTTCCACAGATATGTAAGTGATAAAGCAAAGCCTGCAGCAGAAAAACACATCACTCTTACTGAGACAAGTAAGGATAAATCTGACTGGCTAGATACTTCAGTTTGGGCTGAAAAGAATGGTTTTGAAGAAGCCTTCTTAAGCTATGGTGATGGAAACTACTATTATGCACCAGGTGCTGGTGGTGAATGGGGATATGAATACACTACATTATTCCTTTATGATTATGAGACCAATGAACTTTTACGTACCTATGATTTATCAGTTCTTTGTAACGGCCCTGATGAGGAAGAGGAGCATTCATCTTCCAGCCAGTATATTCACTGGGCAAAAGCAATGGATGGCGTACTCTATGTTTCGTTAGGTCATAATGGCTATGCATCAGAGGAACCATGGTCATCTTATGTAGTAGCTATAGATATGTCGAGCGATAAGGTGCTTTGGAGAAGTGAACCTCTTGTCAGCAACGCGTCAAATTTCCAGATAGTAGATGACACTATCATTTGCGGATATGGTTTTACAGCAGAGCCAGACTATCTGTACTTGCTTGATAAAAATACAGGCGAGAAGGTAGAACAGATAAAGGTTGAATCTGGCCCTGAGCAAATTGAGGTTGTTGGGGATACACTTTATGTGGCGACATATAATACCGCATATACGTATAAGATAAATAGATAA
- a CDS encoding P1 family peptidase has translation MDKTLLKEIRICDIGNVRIGQVENEDAKTGVTVIVAPEGAPTGLDIRGGGPASRESGLMDPLAAAEVVHAVVLGGGSAFGLDAAGGVMQCLAEHEIGFPVGPVRVPLVCQSDIFDLMYGSSDVYPDKKMGYEAASKAFEGEHGNYQDGNHGCGCGATVGKVLGPDRCTKTGIGSYAVQLGDLKVGAIVCTNALGDIYDYQTGARIAGVMNEQGTAPNELSCEELMLGMYANAPTGMAANTTIGIILTNAKLDKTKLCKVAGMGHDGYARCIRPIHTSMDGDSIYAMSLGAVEANTDVVGTIANHVICEAIKRSTK, from the coding sequence ATGGACAAGACTTTACTAAAAGAGATACGTATATGCGATATTGGAAATGTTAGAATCGGTCAAGTTGAAAACGAGGATGCCAAGACTGGAGTAACAGTTATTGTGGCACCTGAGGGGGCACCTACAGGGCTTGATATCAGAGGCGGCGGGCCTGCCAGCCGTGAGTCCGGGCTGATGGACCCACTTGCAGCAGCTGAGGTAGTTCACGCTGTGGTACTTGGCGGTGGCTCAGCATTTGGCCTTGATGCGGCAGGTGGTGTAATGCAGTGCTTAGCAGAGCATGAGATAGGATTTCCTGTTGGACCTGTTCGCGTTCCTCTTGTTTGCCAGTCAGATATTTTTGATTTGATGTATGGCAGCAGTGATGTATATCCTGATAAGAAGATGGGCTATGAGGCAGCTTCAAAAGCATTTGAAGGAGAGCATGGTAATTATCAGGATGGAAATCATGGCTGTGGCTGTGGGGCTACAGTTGGTAAGGTCCTTGGACCAGACAGATGTACCAAAACTGGAATTGGAAGCTATGCGGTACAGCTTGGGGATTTGAAGGTTGGTGCTATTGTTTGCACAAATGCCCTTGGCGATATTTATGATTATCAGACTGGCGCGCGAATTGCGGGAGTCATGAACGAGCAGGGCACTGCACCTAATGAGCTTTCCTGTGAGGAGTTGATGCTCGGCATGTATGCAAATGCACCAACAGGTATGGCAGCAAATACCACTATCGGTATCATCCTTACAAACGCAAAACTTGATAAAACTAAGCTGTGTAAGGTTGCAGGAATGGGGCATGACGGTTATGCTAGATGTATTCGTCCAATCCACACTTCAATGGATGGAGACAGCATTTATGCTATGTCACTTGGAGCTGTGGAGGCGAACACGGATGTGGTTGGCACCATAGCGAACCATGTAATATGCGAAGCGATTAAGCGTAGCACAAAGTAA
- the sdaAB gene encoding L-serine ammonia-lyase, iron-sulfur-dependent subunit beta, producing the protein MNIFDIIGPVMVGPSSSHTAGAVKIGNVSSKLMGEKIQSVDIFLHGSFAKTGKGHGTDKALVAGLIGMPCDDIRIPNSFEIAEEEGLKFTISNVDLGDAHPNTAKVVMHGVSGNQVEVVAASLGGGRIEVCGLDGVTVSFSGECPTLIVHNVDQPGYITEVTSVLGKQGINIATMQLYRKNRGGEAVMVIECDDEISHETVESLSKLEGIMKVSYYSPN; encoded by the coding sequence ATGAACATTTTCGATATTATCGGTCCGGTTATGGTTGGACCATCCAGCTCTCATACAGCAGGAGCTGTCAAAATTGGCAATGTATCTTCCAAGCTAATGGGAGAAAAAATTCAAAGTGTAGATATTTTTCTGCATGGTTCCTTCGCGAAAACAGGTAAGGGCCATGGTACTGACAAGGCGTTGGTGGCAGGACTTATTGGCATGCCATGTGATGACATACGCATTCCTAACAGCTTTGAAATTGCTGAGGAAGAGGGGCTGAAATTTACCATTTCCAATGTGGATTTAGGCGATGCCCATCCAAATACCGCAAAGGTGGTTATGCATGGGGTTAGCGGAAATCAGGTAGAAGTGGTTGCTGCATCTCTAGGCGGTGGTCGAATTGAGGTGTGCGGTCTGGACGGAGTGACGGTCAGCTTTTCCGGAGAATGTCCTACCCTTATCGTTCATAACGTGGATCAGCCCGGCTATATTACAGAGGTGACAAGTGTCCTTGGAAAGCAGGGAATTAATATTGCCACAATGCAGCTTTACCGAAAGAATCGTGGTGGCGAGGCTGTCATGGTGATTGAGTGTGATGACGAGATTTCTCATGAAACTGTTGAAAGCCTTAGTAAGCTGGAAGGCATTATGAAAGTTTCCTACTATTCGCCTAATTAA
- a CDS encoding Rossmann-like and DUF2520 domain-containing protein produces the protein MKVGFVGAGKVGCSLGMLFATTQHNLVGFYSRTSNSAEEAADFTKSKHFQNLETLIEESDTVFITVPDDAIASVWSQLKHMSIAGKMICHCSGSLSSEIFRDIEETGAYGFSVHPLLAVSDRYHSYQELPKALFTIEGNADHIDNIKSLLDGSNLKYAIIDGDVKTRYHGAAVLCSNLVVALVKAAEDELRICGFSKEQAREAIAPLLLGNVNKVLSVGTTDALTGPIERNDVGTVEKHLQTFDGIDMEIYKVLSRKTVDIAKEKHPECEYSELELLLNN, from the coding sequence ATGAAGGTTGGATTTGTAGGCGCTGGAAAAGTTGGCTGTTCCCTTGGAATGCTCTTTGCCACTACCCAGCATAATCTTGTTGGCTTTTACAGCCGCACTTCTAATTCCGCAGAAGAAGCAGCGGATTTTACCAAATCGAAACATTTTCAAAATTTAGAGACATTAATTGAAGAAAGTGATACGGTGTTTATTACTGTGCCTGACGATGCAATTGCGTCTGTATGGTCGCAGCTTAAACATATGTCTATTGCTGGAAAAATGATATGTCATTGCAGCGGTTCTTTATCTTCGGAAATCTTTAGGGATATTGAAGAAACTGGCGCATACGGTTTCTCGGTCCATCCATTACTGGCGGTATCAGACAGATACCATTCATACCAGGAGCTTCCAAAAGCATTATTTACAATCGAAGGAAATGCAGATCACATCGACAATATTAAAAGTTTGTTAGATGGCAGTAATTTAAAATATGCCATCATCGATGGAGATGTGAAAACACGTTACCACGGTGCAGCAGTTCTGTGCTCAAATCTTGTGGTTGCCCTTGTGAAAGCAGCAGAAGATGAACTTCGTATATGCGGATTTTCCAAGGAGCAGGCAAGGGAGGCAATAGCTCCATTATTGCTTGGCAACGTGAATAAGGTGCTATCGGTGGGAACCACTGATGCACTGACTGGCCCAATCGAGCGAAACGATGTTGGGACAGTAGAAAAACATTTGCAGACATTTGATGGAATCGACATGGAGATTTACAAGGTGTTATCCAGAAAAACTGTGGATATCGCCAAGGAAAAGCACCCTGAATGTGAATATAGCGAATTGGAGCTTCTACTAAATAATTAG
- a CDS encoding Hsp20/alpha crystallin family protein has translation MLMPSILSNDFMDDFFEVPRMTGFGHHYDRDFARMMTTDVKETENAYTVDMNLPGFAKEDIKAELKDGYLTIKAETNQNNDEKDDDGNYIRRERYTGSCSRSFYVGDAVTQDDIHAAYKDGVLTLSIPKKEAIPQKEETRYIAIEG, from the coding sequence ATGTTAATGCCTAGTATTTTATCAAATGATTTTATGGATGATTTCTTCGAAGTACCACGAATGACAGGTTTTGGTCATCACTATGATCGCGATTTTGCACGTATGATGACAACAGATGTTAAGGAAACCGAGAATGCTTACACAGTAGATATGAACCTTCCAGGATTTGCTAAGGAAGATATTAAAGCAGAATTGAAGGATGGTTACCTCACAATCAAGGCTGAGACCAATCAGAACAACGACGAGAAGGATGATGATGGCAATTACATCCGCCGTGAGCGTTACACAGGTTCTTGCAGTCGAAGCTTCTATGTAGGTGATGCTGTAACACAGGACGACATCCACGCGGCATACAAAGACGGCGTCCTTACACTCAGCATTCCTAAGAAGGAAGCAATCCCACAGAAGGAAGAAACTCGTTACATAGCTATTGAAGGTTAA
- the panD gene encoding aspartate 1-decarboxylase, with translation MNLTMLKGKIHRATVTQAELDYVGSITIDEDLLDAAGILEYEMVQIVDVENGNRFETYTIAGERGSGVICLNGAAARCVSVNDHVIIMCYCSIPAEQAKDHKPKVVFVDDENKAARITNYEKHGKLGEQ, from the coding sequence ATGAATTTAACAATGCTTAAGGGCAAAATACACAGAGCAACAGTGACACAGGCAGAGCTTGACTATGTGGGAAGCATCACAATCGACGAGGACCTTCTTGATGCAGCAGGCATCTTAGAGTATGAGATGGTGCAGATTGTGGATGTGGAGAATGGTAATCGTTTTGAGACCTACACAATAGCCGGTGAGCGTGGCTCTGGTGTGATTTGTCTGAATGGAGCAGCTGCAAGATGTGTGTCTGTAAACGACCACGTGATTATCATGTGCTATTGCAGTATTCCAGCTGAGCAGGCTAAGGACCATAAGCCAAAGGTTGTTTTTGTGGATGATGAGAACAAGGCAGCCCGAATTACAAATTATGAAAAGCATGGTAAGCTGGGCGAGCAATAA
- the panC gene encoding pantoate--beta-alanine ligase translates to MVIATTIKEVKENVREWKKAGLTIGLVPTMGYLHEGHASLIKRARGECDKVIVSDFVNPIQFGPKEDLATYPRDFEADCELCEGLGADLIFHPEPEEMYLEGFHSYVGVDTLSTELCGKSRPIHFNGVCTVVSKLFNITEADKAYFGQKDAQQLAIVKRMVRDLNFNIEIIGCPIIREESGLAKSSRNTYLTEEEREKALIIHQALTKGEEMVRAGEKDATVVKKAVTDIIESEPLARVDYVEVVDWNELQKVDEIDGPILTAVAVYFGEKVRLIDNFVVE, encoded by the coding sequence ATGGTAATTGCAACAACAATCAAAGAGGTAAAGGAAAACGTAAGAGAGTGGAAAAAGGCTGGCCTTACAATCGGCCTTGTTCCAACAATGGGTTATTTACATGAGGGGCACGCCAGCCTCATTAAACGTGCGCGTGGGGAGTGTGACAAGGTTATAGTTTCTGATTTCGTAAATCCGATACAGTTTGGACCAAAGGAAGATTTAGCTACATATCCTAGGGACTTTGAAGCTGATTGTGAATTATGTGAAGGTCTTGGTGCTGATTTGATTTTCCACCCAGAGCCAGAGGAAATGTATTTGGAAGGTTTCCATTCATACGTAGGTGTTGATACTTTATCAACAGAGCTTTGCGGAAAGAGCCGCCCTATCCACTTCAACGGTGTGTGTACAGTAGTTTCAAAACTTTTCAACATTACTGAGGCTGACAAGGCATACTTCGGTCAGAAGGATGCTCAGCAGCTTGCCATTGTAAAGCGTATGGTTCGCGATCTTAACTTCAATATTGAAATCATTGGTTGTCCAATCATCCGTGAGGAGAGCGGCTTGGCAAAAAGTTCACGCAACACTTATCTTACAGAGGAAGAACGCGAGAAGGCACTTATCATCCATCAGGCTCTCACAAAAGGTGAGGAGATGGTTCGTGCAGGCGAGAAGGATGCTACTGTGGTAAAGAAAGCAGTGACAGATATTATCGAGTCTGAGCCTCTTGCAAGGGTTGATTATGTGGAAGTTGTTGATTGGAACGAGCTTCAGAAGGTTGATGAAATCGATGGACCAATTCTTACAGCAGTGGCTGTTTATTTTGGTGAAAAGGTGAGATTGATTGACAACTTCGTGGTTGAGTAA
- the sdaAA gene encoding L-serine ammonia-lyase, iron-sulfur-dependent, subunit alpha encodes MFESIEEICEKEINTGKPFWKIVQEDDCRERAVSEEESFETMKKMYIAMKESALNYDSHIRSNSGLVGGEAGMLRQYLDNGKPLVGEFTGRVMELALRVAEGNACMKRIVAAPTAGSCGVVPAVFIATQEKLGLSDDKMTEALFVAAGVGAVIAKRASLAGAEGGCQAEIGSASSMAAAGLVYLQGGSGTQSANAAALALKNLLGLACDPVAGLVEVPCVKRNVCGAMNAVTSAELTMAGIESRIPADEVFDAMSSIGKNMNLDIKETGNGGVAATPTGERIKESI; translated from the coding sequence ATGTTTGAATCAATAGAAGAAATATGCGAGAAGGAAATTAATACAGGCAAACCTTTCTGGAAAATAGTTCAGGAGGATGATTGCCGTGAAAGGGCGGTATCTGAGGAAGAATCCTTTGAGACAATGAAGAAAATGTACATTGCCATGAAGGAATCAGCTCTGAATTATGATTCGCATATACGAAGTAACAGTGGGCTTGTAGGTGGCGAGGCAGGAATGCTTCGCCAGTATTTGGATAATGGAAAGCCACTTGTAGGCGAGTTTACAGGCAGAGTTATGGAGCTTGCCCTTCGCGTTGCTGAGGGAAATGCCTGCATGAAGCGAATTGTTGCAGCACCAACAGCTGGTTCCTGTGGTGTGGTTCCAGCAGTTTTCATTGCAACTCAGGAGAAGCTGGGACTATCTGATGACAAGATGACAGAGGCACTTTTTGTGGCGGCAGGAGTCGGTGCAGTTATTGCAAAGCGTGCATCCCTGGCTGGTGCAGAAGGAGGCTGTCAGGCAGAGATTGGTTCAGCCAGCTCCATGGCAGCGGCAGGCTTGGTTTATTTACAGGGCGGCAGTGGAACACAGTCTGCAAATGCAGCCGCACTTGCCCTTAAGAATCTTCTTGGCTTGGCATGCGACCCAGTGGCAGGACTTGTAGAGGTTCCGTGTGTTAAGCGAAACGTATGTGGCGCCATGAATGCAGTTACATCAGCGGAGCTTACTATGGCTGGAATTGAAAGCCGCATCCCTGCAGACGAAGTTTTCGATGCTATGAGTTCTATTGGCAAAAATATGAACCTAGATATTAAAGAAACTGGCAATGGTGGAGTTGCAGCGACACCAACTGGTGAAAGGATAAAAGAGTCTATCTAA
- the panB gene encoding 3-methyl-2-oxobutanoate hydroxymethyltransferase translates to MKNTVTTLQQMKRDGEKISMLTCYDYSTACLMEEAGINAILIGDSLGMTMMGYSDTLPVTVDDIIHHCASVSRGLKDTFLVADMPFMSYQTSVYDAVKNAGRLIKEGHAQAVKLEGGASVCEQIRAIVNADIPVVAHIGLTPQSINAFGGFKVQGKNIERALQILEDAKAVEEAGAFMVTLECVPEELATLISQELSIPTIGIGAGNGCDGQVLVYQDMLGMFSGFKPKFVKHFANIGEEMKRAFKEYDAEVKSKAFPAEEHNFKIDSEVMEAVREAANATEFKVTIDDAKVMA, encoded by the coding sequence ATGAAAAACACAGTTACAACTCTTCAGCAGATGAAGAGAGACGGAGAGAAAATCAGCATGCTTACATGCTACGATTACTCAACAGCATGTCTTATGGAGGAGGCTGGTATCAATGCCATTCTTATCGGTGATTCCCTTGGAATGACAATGATGGGATACAGCGATACTCTTCCAGTTACAGTTGATGATATTATTCATCATTGTGCATCAGTTTCACGTGGACTTAAGGACACATTTCTTGTGGCAGATATGCCATTCATGTCTTATCAGACATCAGTTTACGATGCAGTAAAAAATGCAGGACGTCTTATTAAGGAAGGTCATGCACAGGCAGTTAAATTAGAGGGTGGCGCATCAGTTTGCGAGCAGATTCGTGCTATCGTAAATGCGGATATTCCAGTTGTGGCACATATTGGTCTTACACCTCAGTCTATTAATGCTTTCGGAGGCTTCAAGGTTCAGGGAAAGAACATTGAGCGTGCACTTCAGATTCTTGAGGATGCAAAGGCAGTTGAGGAAGCAGGTGCATTTATGGTTACTCTTGAGTGCGTACCAGAGGAGCTTGCAACCCTTATTTCACAGGAGCTTTCAATTCCTACTATCGGCATTGGCGCAGGAAATGGTTGCGACGGACAGGTTCTGGTATATCAGGATATGCTTGGAATGTTCTCAGGCTTCAAGCCAAAGTTTGTAAAGCATTTTGCAAATATTGGTGAGGAGATGAAGCGTGCCTTCAAGGAGTACGATGCAGAGGTTAAGTCAAAGGCTTTCCCAGCAGAGGAGCATAATTTTAAAATCGATTCAGAGGTAATGGAGGCTGTCAGAGAAGCTGCAAATGCAACTGAATTTAAGGTAACAATAGATGATGCAAAGGTCATGGCATAA